In a genomic window of Rhinopithecus roxellana isolate Shanxi Qingling chromosome 2, ASM756505v1, whole genome shotgun sequence:
- the FGF5 gene encoding fibroblast growth factor 5 isoform X2, with protein sequence MSKKGKLHASAKFTDDCKFRERFQENSYNTYASAIHRTEKTGREWYVALNKRGKAKRGCSPRVKPQHISTHFLPRFKQSEQPELSFTVTVPEKKKPPSPIKPKVPLSAPRKNTNTVKYRLKFRFG encoded by the exons atgtcaaaaaaaggaaaactccatGCAAGT GCCAAGTTCACAGATGACTGCAAGTTCAGGGAGCGTTTTCAAGAAAACAGCTATAATACCTATGCCTCAGCAATACATAGAACTGAAAAAACAGGGCGGGAGTGGTATGTGGCCCtgaataaaagaggaaaagccAAACGAGGGTGCAGCCCCCGAGTTAAACCCCAGCACATCTCTACCCATTTTCTCCCAAGATTCAAGCAGTCAGAGCAGCCAGAACTTTCTTTCACGGTTACTGTTCCTGAAAAGAAAAAGCCACCTAGCCCTATCAAGCCAAAGGTTCCCCTTTCTGCACCTCGGAAAAATACCAACACGGTGAAATACAGACTCAAGTTTCGCTTTGGATAA
- the FGF5 gene encoding fibroblast growth factor 5 isoform X1, whose translation MSLSFLLLLFFSHLILNAWAHGEKRLVPKGQLGPAATDRNPRGSSSRQSSSSAMSSSSASSSPAASLGSQGSGLEQSSFQWSPSGRRTGSLYCRVGIGFHLQIYPDGKVNGSHEANMLSILEIFAVSQGIVGIRGVFSNKFLAMSKKGKLHASAKFTDDCKFRERFQENSYNTYASAIHRTEKTGREWYVALNKRGKAKRGCSPRVKPQHISTHFLPRFKQSEQPELSFTVTVPEKKKPPSPIKPKVPLSAPRKNTNTVKYRLKFRFG comes from the exons ATGAGCttgtccttcctcctcctcctcttcttcagcCACCTAATCCTCAACGCCTGGGCTCACGGGGAGAAGCGTCTCGTCCCCAAAGGGCAACTCGGACCCGCTGCCACTGATAGGAACCCTAGAGGCTCTAGCAGCAGACAGAGCAGCAGTAGCGCTATGtcttcctcttctgcctcctcctcccccgcAGCTTCTCTGGGCAGCCAAGGAAGTGGCTTGGAGCAGAGCAGTTTCCAGTGGAGCCCCTCCGGGCGCCGGACCGGCAGCCTCTACTGCAGAGTAGGCATCGGTTTCCATCTGCAGATCTACCCGGATGGCAAAGTCAACGGCTCCCACGAAGCCAATATGTTAA gtattttggaaatatttgctGTGTCTCAGGGGATTGTAGGAATACGAGGAGTTTTCAGCAACAAATTTTTAGCGatgtcaaaaaaaggaaaactccatGCAAGT GCCAAGTTCACAGATGACTGCAAGTTCAGGGAGCGTTTTCAAGAAAACAGCTATAATACCTATGCCTCAGCAATACATAGAACTGAAAAAACAGGGCGGGAGTGGTATGTGGCCCtgaataaaagaggaaaagccAAACGAGGGTGCAGCCCCCGAGTTAAACCCCAGCACATCTCTACCCATTTTCTCCCAAGATTCAAGCAGTCAGAGCAGCCAGAACTTTCTTTCACGGTTACTGTTCCTGAAAAGAAAAAGCCACCTAGCCCTATCAAGCCAAAGGTTCCCCTTTCTGCACCTCGGAAAAATACCAACACGGTGAAATACAGACTCAAGTTTCGCTTTGGATAA